Genomic segment of Mycolicibacterium psychrotolerans:
CGGGCGAAGAGATGGCCGGCACCATAGGTCGGTGCGTCGACGAACCCGATCCCGTCGCGGCATTCGCCAGCATGTGGAGTGACGTCCTGATCAGCACCGACTTCGAGGGCGGCTGCCCGATCGTGGCGGCGGCGTGCAGCACCGATGAGGCACCCGAGGCCGCCGTCGCGGCTGCCGAGGTGTTCGCGCAGTGGGGCCGCCTGCTCGCGGAACGACTCGCGCGTGACGGAATCGCGGAAGACGTCGCGCTGTCACTGTCGACGACGGTTGTCGCCGGGCTGGAAGGATCGGTCATTCTGTCGCGCGCCGCACGGTCGACGAAGCCGCTCGAACAGGTCGCCCAGCATCTCGAGGAACTGATCGCCGTCAACCGGCCGCCCACCCGGCCGACACGGCGCGCGACCCGCTGAGTTCACCGGTGCCGCGCCGCGCGGCGGGCGATCGCGTCGTCGAGCAGTTTCTGCGCGGCTTTGGCGGCGTGTGTCCACGGAGCGACGTCGTTGAGAGACGTGGACAGCGAGGCCGCGCCTTCGTAGAGGACGGCAAGCTGGAAGCCCACCGCCTTCGCGTCCGCGGCGCCTGCCTGGCGCGCGAGATCACCCAGGGCGTCGATGTAGCTCCTCTTGTGCGCCTCGACGATCTCCTGCACCTCGGGCATCGCGCCGGCAGCCTCGACGGCCGCGTTGTGAAACGGGCACCCACGCATCACTCCCCCGGCGGGAGGCGTCTCGAAGAGAGCCAGGATGCGAGCCCTGGGGCCGGACGTCGTCGTCGGATCGGGGTGGACGGGATCGCCGACACTCTCCCGGATGGTGCGAAGATACTCCTCGACTACGGCCGTTTTACTCGGAAAGTGTTGATAGAGGGTTCGTTTCGACACCGAAGCTTCGGCGGCGAGTCGCTCCACGCCCGTCGCATTGACGCCCTCCTCGTAGAAGAGCCTGATCGCGGCGTCGAGGATGCGCTGGCGCGCACCGCGGCCGCCGCGCGCGGCCGTGGGAGGCGCCTCTGCCTGCTTGCTCATGGGCCAGAGTATACCGTCCGGTTTACATCATGTATGGAGGCGTGTAGCGTCGACTAAAGTAAACCGAACGGTATACCAATTAGGGAGACGTAAGACATGATCGCGACGACACACAGGGACGCGCCCACCAGAACCATCGACGTCGGCGGTACCACCTTCGTGTACCGCGAGATCGGTGGGGACAGCGGCGTACCGGTCATCTTCCTCAATCACCTTGGCGCCGTGCTGGACAACTGGGATCCGCGCGTGGTCGACGGTATCGCCGCCAGCCACCGCGTCATCACCTTCGACAACCGCGGGGTCGGCGCATCGGGCGGCAGGACGCCCACCACGGTCGCGGCGATGGCCCGTGACGCCGTCGCCTTCATCCGCGCGCTCGACCTCGAAAAGGTCGACCTTCTGGGATTCTCCCTGGGCGGCATAGTTTCCCAGGAGATCGTCGCGCAGCACCCGCAGCTGGTGCGCAGGCTCATCCTCGCCGGCACCGGCCCGGCGGGAGGCACGGGCATCGACAAGGTCACCGGGGTGACCATCAGCGACACGGTGAAGGCCCTGCTGACCGGCATAGACCCGAAAGAGAACCTCTTCTTCACCACGACGGCGAACGGGAAGTCCGAAGCGAAGCGCTTCGTCGCGCGGCTCAAGGAGCGGACCACCGACCGGGACAAATCGATATCGCCCATCGCCTTTCGCGCACAGTTGAAGGCCATCCACGCCTGGGGTGTCACGCGGCCGGCCGATCTCTCGCAGATCACCCAGCCCGTCCTGGTCGCCAACGGTGAGGACGACCGGATGGTGCCGACGAGCAACTCCTATGACCTCGCCCGCAGGTTGCCGAACGCACAACTGAGGGTCTACCCGGACGCCGGACACGGCGGCATCTTCCAGTTCCACGAGCAGTTCGTCGCCGAAGCGCTGAAGTTCCTCCAGTGACGACCCACGACCCCGACGACCAGGAGAACGACATGACCTCACTGCAGAACCAAACGGTGCTCGTCACCGGAGCCAATCGCGGTATGGGACGTCACTACATCCCCCAGTTGCTCGACCGCGGCGTCGCCAAAGTGTATGCAGCAGCGCGAGACCCGCGCCTGATCACCGTCACCGATCCTCGGGTCGTCCCGATGGAGTTGGACGTCACCGACGAGAACTCGGCGTCGGCGGCAGCGTCGGTCGCGACCGATGTCAGTGTCCTGATCAACAACGCCGGCATCATCCGCGGGGCGTCGGTGCTCGATCGTGACTCCACGAAGCTCCGAGAGGAGTTGGACACCAACCTCTTCGGACCCCTCGCCCTGGCGTCCGCCTTCGCCGAGCAGATCGCCCGGAAAGGCGGCGCCATCGTCAACGTCGCCTCGGTCCTCTCCTGGTTGCCCGTCGGCGCGAGTTACGGTGTCTCCAAGGCAGCGGTGTGGAGTGCCACCGATTCGATGCGCCTCGAGCTCGCACCGCGCGGCGTCCAGGTCCTCGGCGTGTACGTGGGTCTCGTCGACACCGACATGGCATCGTTCTCGGACAGTCCGAAGTCGGACCCTGCGGACGTGGTGCGGCAGGTTCTCGACGGGATCGAGGCGGGAGCCGACGAGGTGCTCGCCGACGAGTTCACCCGATCGGTCCGCGCACAATTGAACCTGCCGGTCGGGCAGCGCCGGCTCGGCTGAACAGTCCACTCTGATAAGGGCAGCCAGTTTCGGTCGCGAAGATTCGTCCACGCACTGTCGCACAACGGATTACACGGATCGATGGGACGCATCGGTGCGTGCGGGGATAACGCCGCCGTGGAGCCGTTCTTCGCCCTGCTGCAGCGCAACGTCCTCGACGGACGACGGTGGGCCACCCGCGCCGAACTACGCCTGGCGATCGTGGCGTGGATCGGGCGGACCTACCACCGACGCCGTCGGCAACGCGCGCTCGGCAGACTCACCCCGATAGAGTTCGAACTGCTCCACACACCCGTCGCAACCGCGGCCTGAAACCCACACCCCGCGAGTCAACTGAAGTCGGGGCAGTCCCCTTCATGGCGGTGATGGTGGCCCGGAGGCGTGCAGCTTTCCTGGGCGCACAGTTCGGTTAGGTTTGTCCGACCCTCCGACCTCGACAGGGACGGCCCCGGCTTCCTCTTCCGCACCATGGTGCCGATTCTGTACGCACTCCGTGCAGCCCAAGCCCTTTCTCGGACAGGACTTTCGCCCCTAGTCGCGCACGGCCAGGAACACCAGGATTTGTGGACATAGCTACCGGCTTTATAGCTGTTTCACTCTGAGGGGCAATTGTCATGCAGATAGCAGTTCGTCCATTCGTCACCACGGGTGTCGCGCTGGTGGGGGCCAGTGTCATCGCCGTCACACCCATTGCACCGCCGCCCGAGGCCGATATCCGGGTCGCCAACCCGGCGGTGCAGTTGACGGCGGCCGAGAACCCCTTTGTGCTCTACTCTCAAGTCGCCTTGGACGCGCTCACCAACATCTCTCAACTGGCGGGCTCATATTTGGAAAAACCGTTCCCGATCATTCAAGCGATCCTGGGATTGCCAGTCACTTCCCCGGTCGGTATCAGCCAGGCGTGGAACGACGTCTGGGTGTCCATCTCGTATAACTTGTATAGCGTTGTTCTCGAGGGATTAAATGCAATCTATTACCTCGGAAATGCCGAGGGTCCGATTGATCTGTTGAACGCGATCATCGACATCCCGGCGCATATCGCGAACGGTCTGCTCAACGGAGCAACCTACCCGGACATGGTTTTCTGTCCCTGTTCCGGACTCCTCAATCCCGGCTACCTCGGGCATGGAGTACCTGCCGTCACCGGTAGCCCCGGTTTTATTGGTGCTCTCATCGCCCTAGATCGGACAGTCGGGGCGGCCATCTCGGACCTGTTCCATCCGTTGTCGTCTGTGCTGGCCCCGGTCGATGAGCCACCCACGCCGGGGTCGACCACGCTGACCCTGAAGACCGGCGCGACGCCGAATAGGCTTATTGATACTTTCATCGCCCGACATCCGGCGGTCGGGGCGGCCATCTCGGACCTGTTCCATCCGTCGTCGCCTGCGCTGGCCCCGCTCGATGAGCCACCCACGCCGGGGTCGACCACGCTGACCCTGAAGACCGGCGCGACCCCGAACAGCGGCGCGACCCCAGCCGATCAAGGACCGGCCACGACTGACGTCGCCACCCATGCCCAGCAAGGCCACGACACGGCAACCGCAGCGACCCTGAATGCAACCAGCGGACCTGCCAGTGCCCGATCCAACGCAGCCACCCAAGCAGAGCAAGGACTCGACACCGCAACCTCGGTCATCACCAAGGCCACGACAGTGAAACGTGGTGGCACCAAGATCGAGCCAGGCAAGGTGGCGGGAAACGGCACCACACCGAGCGGCGGCCTGACAAAGGCCGCCAAGCCCGGTACCCGTTTCAGGTCCACGGTCTCCGAAGCCGGTAATGGCTTCAAGAAAGCCGCCAACACCACCAGCAAGAGCAGAGGCAACCGCTAAATCCCCAGCGGCAACACGTAACAACCCGGAGCTCGCGGTCGCGGGCTGGGCCGTGGCGTTTGCGCATGGTGGTGATCCTCGCAGTTGGCGGCTGCGCACGGTTTTTGGCCGCACAGCTGGCGGTTGGTTGTGCGGTGTCGGTCGGAGCCATCGGCGGAAGAACGGGCACGTCCAGCCGCGTCGGCAGTCGCAGGCGGCTTGGACGTACGCGACGAACCCGCTCTCGTAGCGGCTCATCGTTCGTATCCCAAGCGGACGTTTTCGTCGATGCGGCGCAACTGTTCGGCGGTCGGAGTGAACGGCTCGGCGTGGTTGGTTTCGCCGATGGTGACGGACGAGATCACGCCGCGAATGGCATCTTTCTCGGTCCACACCTCGACGTGCACACCCTGATCGATCCACAGGTCCCTGCGTACATCCGGGCGGTGTTGTACAGCGCCGCTTGGGCGTTGGAAAACTTCCCCGGTTTCAGGTGTAGCCGACTGCCGTCGGTGATCCAGCCGTAGGGCAGTTCACCCTTGCGGCGCATCTTGAGGGCCTGGCGCGTAACCCTGCTCGGACTTGGGCACCAGGCCCCGCGACATCACGCGGTAGAACAGTCCGCGGACGGTGACCGGTTCTTCAGCTCGGGCGATCGTATAGATCGCGGCGTTGATGTCGTCGAGTTCAGCCTTGCTCCGCCGATACCGACCACCGTCTATAGCACTAGTCCCGTAAACAGATGTGGTCACCGCCCACCCAGCCAACGACGGCGGCTAGATCTTCTCGGCCTCGATCAGATCGTGCGGGATGACCGAGAACGTCCGGCCGGTGGGGCGCAGGCCGGCTCCGCTCAGCAGGTCGGACAGTTCGGCGGTCGAGCGCAGACGTCCGCCGTCGCGTTGGGTCAGAGTATGCAGGTCGAGGAGCGGGGAGAACGCGTTCGGCCGATGGGGTGGCTGGAGGTACTCGATCACCACGAGCCTGCTGCCACGGGGCATGCTCGCCGCCACCGCGCTGAGGATCTTCGCGCAGCGTTCGTCGTCCCAGTCGTGCAGCACGTCCTTGAGCAGATACACGTCGGCGGTGGCGTTGACGGCGCGGAAGATGTCGCCCTCGACGCAGTCGACGCGGTCGGCCACACCGCGCTCGGCGAGGAGTCCGCGCGCTTCGGTGATCATCCCCGCACTGTCGACCAGGACCCCGCGAACGTTCGCACGCGACTCCGCGACGATCACCGACAGCAGCGTGCCGATCCCGCCGGCCACGTCGCACACCACCGCCCCGTCCGGCCACGGATAGACCCGCGTGATGGCGCGGGCACTGATCTCCGTGGCCTGTCGCATCGTCGCCGCGAACACGCGTTCCTCGTCCGGGTGCGCGGAGTACCACTCCCACACCGACATGCCGTGCACGAGCTCGAAGGCGCTGCGGCCGCTGCGCACGCTGGCGGCCAGGCCACCCCAGGCATCGACGGTCGACCGCATCCCCTTGTAGCGCATCCATGCCCGCAGCGAGGCGGGGTGGTCGCTGCGCAGCACCGCTCCCATGCGGGTCAGCTTCACCGCCCCGGTCCGGCGGTCCATGGTGCAGAGACCGCATGCGACTGCGCCGCGCAGCAGGCGATGCGTGGTGTCGTCGTCGCAGTCGATCCGCGCGGCGATCTGCGGCGCGGTCATCGGGCCACCGGCCAGCACGTCGGCGATCCCGAGCTCGGCGATGGCTGCGGCGACCTGGACGCCGCCGACACCCTCGCCGAGGTCCAGCATCGCGATCTGAGGCGGCACCAGCATGTCGGCGAGCTGCTTGAGCCTGCGCCGCAGGGCGAGCGTGGCCAACACCACGGGCAGAGGTGTCGATGCCATCCGAGAAGGTTAACCGCGGGTGTGGTCCATAGTCGCTGGTCCTACACAATGGACCAGGTGGACGGCGCTACTGGTACAGGCACCCGCGAAGCCGACCCCTATCTGCGCGTCTACGCATCCCGTGTGCACAATCTGAAGACCGTCGACGTTGCCGCCCCGCGGGACTCCTTCGTGGCGTTCACCGGGGTGTCCGGATCCGGCAAGTCGTCGCTGGCGTTCGGCACCATCTATGCCGAGGCCCAGCGCCGCTACTTCGAGTCGGTCGCGCCGTATGCGCGCCGCTTGCTGCTGCCTCAGGACGCACCGAAGGTCGACGACATCACCGGGCTGCCGCCGGCGGTCGCGCTGCAACAGCGCCGCGGCACCGCCACGTCGCGGTCGACCGTCGGTACCGTCACCACGCTGTCGAACCTGCTGCGCATGCTGTTCTCCCGCGCCGGAACCTATCCGCCCGCGGCCACGGAGCGACTGGATTCCGATGCGTTCTCGCCGAACACCTCGATCGGTGCGTGCCCGGAATGCCACGGTCTCGGGCGCATCCACGAGGTGACCGAGCAGACGCTGGTGCCCGACCCGTCGCTGACCATCCGCGAGGGTGCGGTGGCGGCCTGGCCGGGCGCCTGGCAGGGGCAGAATCTGCGGGACATCCTCATCACGCTCGGCTACGACATCGACAAGCCGTGGCGCAAACTGCCCAAGCGGCAACGGGAGTGGATTCTGTTCACCGAGGATCAGCCCACCGTCGAGATCGATCCGAGCCAGCACCCGGTCACCGCGGATTACTACTACAACGGCACCTTCTCCAGCGCCGAACGCCACGTTCGCCATACGCTGGCCAACTCACAGAGCGCGGCGATGCGGCGCCGGGTGCTGCAGTTCGTGCACAGCACCGACTGCCCTGTCTGCGGCGGATCCGGGCTGCGGCCCGAAGCGCTCGCGGTGACATTCGCCGGCCGCAACATCGCCGAGTTGGCGGCGCTGCCGCTGACGGCGCTCGCCGAGGTTCTGTCGCCCGCGGCGACCAGGACGCAGTTCGCCGCGGCCTACGAATCCACCGAGTCGGGTGAATTCACCGAAGTGGCAACCATGATCGCTGCCGATCTGGCGGCCCGGATCGCCGTTCTGGTCGACTTGGGCCTCGGATATCTGAGCCTGAACCGCCGCACACCGACGGTGTCGCCCGGCGAGCTGCAGCGCCTGCGGCTGGCCACCCAGCTGCGGGCCGGGCTGTTCGGCGTGCTCTACGTGCTGGATGAGCCGTCGGCTGGGCTGCATCCGGCCGACGCCGAACCGCTGCTCGATGTGCTGGACCGGCTCCGGCGCGCCGGG
This window contains:
- a CDS encoding TetR/AcrR family transcriptional regulator, with translation MRVRDRLTTATAELMQRHGVAGTGIAQILDASGVTRRSIYLNFPGGKAELVAAATRSAGEEMAGTIGRCVDEPDPVAAFASMWSDVLISTDFEGGCPIVAAACSTDEAPEAAVAAAEVFAQWGRLLAERLARDGIAEDVALSLSTTVVAGLEGSVILSRAARSTKPLEQVAQHLEELIAVNRPPTRPTRRATR
- a CDS encoding TetR/AcrR family transcriptional regulator; translated protein: MSKQAEAPPTAARGGRGARQRILDAAIRLFYEEGVNATGVERLAAEASVSKRTLYQHFPSKTAVVEEYLRTIRESVGDPVHPDPTTTSGPRARILALFETPPAGGVMRGCPFHNAAVEAAGAMPEVQEIVEAHKRSYIDALGDLARQAGAADAKAVGFQLAVLYEGAASLSTSLNDVAPWTHAAKAAQKLLDDAIARRAARHR
- a CDS encoding alpha/beta fold hydrolase, with product MIATTHRDAPTRTIDVGGTTFVYREIGGDSGVPVIFLNHLGAVLDNWDPRVVDGIAASHRVITFDNRGVGASGGRTPTTVAAMARDAVAFIRALDLEKVDLLGFSLGGIVSQEIVAQHPQLVRRLILAGTGPAGGTGIDKVTGVTISDTVKALLTGIDPKENLFFTTTANGKSEAKRFVARLKERTTDRDKSISPIAFRAQLKAIHAWGVTRPADLSQITQPVLVANGEDDRMVPTSNSYDLARRLPNAQLRVYPDAGHGGIFQFHEQFVAEALKFLQ
- a CDS encoding SDR family oxidoreductase, which codes for MTSLQNQTVLVTGANRGMGRHYIPQLLDRGVAKVYAAARDPRLITVTDPRVVPMELDVTDENSASAAASVATDVSVLINNAGIIRGASVLDRDSTKLREELDTNLFGPLALASAFAEQIARKGGAIVNVASVLSWLPVGASYGVSKAAVWSATDSMRLELAPRGVQVLGVYVGLVDTDMASFSDSPKSDPADVVRQVLDGIEAGADEVLADEFTRSVRAQLNLPVGQRRLG
- a CDS encoding methyltransferase, which gives rise to MASTPLPVVLATLALRRRLKQLADMLVPPQIAMLDLGEGVGGVQVAAAIAELGIADVLAGGPMTAPQIAARIDCDDDTTHRLLRGAVACGLCTMDRRTGAVKLTRMGAVLRSDHPASLRAWMRYKGMRSTVDAWGGLAASVRSGRSAFELVHGMSVWEWYSAHPDEERVFAATMRQATEISARAITRVYPWPDGAVVCDVAGGIGTLLSVIVAESRANVRGVLVDSAGMITEARGLLAERGVADRVDCVEGDIFRAVNATADVYLLKDVLHDWDDERCAKILSAVAASMPRGSRLVVIEYLQPPHRPNAFSPLLDLHTLTQRDGGRLRSTAELSDLLSGAGLRPTGRTFSVIPHDLIEAEKI
- a CDS encoding excinuclease ABC subunit UvrA, encoding MDGATGTGTREADPYLRVYASRVHNLKTVDVAAPRDSFVAFTGVSGSGKSSLAFGTIYAEAQRRYFESVAPYARRLLLPQDAPKVDDITGLPPAVALQQRRGTATSRSTVGTVTTLSNLLRMLFSRAGTYPPAATERLDSDAFSPNTSIGACPECHGLGRIHEVTEQTLVPDPSLTIREGAVAAWPGAWQGQNLRDILITLGYDIDKPWRKLPKRQREWILFTEDQPTVEIDPSQHPVTADYYYNGTFSSAERHVRHTLANSQSAAMRRRVLQFVHSTDCPVCGGSGLRPEALAVTFAGRNIAELAALPLTALAEVLSPAATRTQFAAAYESTESGEFTEVATMIAADLAARIAVLVDLGLGYLSLNRRTPTVSPGELQRLRLATQLRAGLFGVLYVLDEPSAGLHPADAEPLLDVLDRLRRAGNSLFVVEHDMDVVRRAHWIIDVGPGAGELGGDVLYSGPVAGLADVESSATRRFLFADGPPTRRSARTPTGVMRLCGITFHNLRDVDVDIPLGAFVAVTGVSGSGKSTLVCKVLGDVMARQLGRSVDAADDAADGDAELLDIDVDSSAGVTVEGAEMIGRLVTVDQRPIGRTPRSNLATYTGLFDAVRKAFAGTTEARRRGWSAGRFSFNVAEGRCATCQGEGFVAVELLFLPGTYATCPTCGGARYNEETLEITYRGRTIADVLAQTVDEAADFLSDLPGAARSLATLRDVGLGYLRLGQPATELSGGEAQRIKLATELQRAKRGHTLYVLDEPTTGLHPADVELLEDQLHRLVDAGNTVVVAEHDMSVVARADHVIDLGPGGGDDGGAVVVAGPPAMVAADKVSRTAPYLAAQLAP